One Osmerus mordax isolate fOsmMor3 chromosome 16, fOsmMor3.pri, whole genome shotgun sequence genomic window carries:
- the LOC136958504 gene encoding 5-beta-cholestane-3-alpha,7-alpha-diol 12-alpha-hydroxylase-like encodes MGFLLPLLLALVASVLGGLYLLGSFRRRRPGEPPLDKGPIPWLGHVLEFRRDTAKFLERMKVKHGDIFTVQLGGFYFTFLMDPRSFGNIVKEARTKLDFNKFAKQLVEKVFGYYSMEQDHKFLQLTSNKHLMGDGLVVMTQAMMHNLQNLMLYEVGKSEDQKTWIEAGLFMYSYNIVFRAGYLALFGNETPKASGSLTKAKEADRRQSEELFQEFRKYDQLFPKLAYGVLPPSEKREAERLKRLFWDMLSVQKVKTKDNISGWVRDQQQVREENGMQEFMQDRYMFLLLWASQGNTGPSAFWLLLYLMKHPKAMKAIQAEVEEVLKESGQEVKQGGPLIDLTRDMLMKTPIMDSAVEESLRLTAAPVLTRAVLQDLTLTMADGQKFHIREGDRVSLFPYTAVQMDPEVHPDPHTFKYDRFLTSDGSKKTDFYKGGKKLKFYNMPWGAGVSICPGRFFATNELKQFVFLMLIYFEFELKNPDEEMPKIDTKRWGFGSMQPTKDIQFNYRLRF; translated from the coding sequence ATGGGGTTTTTGCTGCCACTCCTGCTTGCTCTGGTAGCGTCAGTCCTAGGAGGGCTCTATCTCCTGGGATCATTCCGTCGAAGGCGCCCTGGAGAACCCCCCTTAGATAAGGGACCTATCCCTTGGCTTGGCCATGTCCTGGAGTTTCGCAGGGACACTGCAAAGTTCCTGGAGAGAATGAAAGTAAAACATGGCGATATTTTCACAGTGCAGCTGGGTGGATTTTACTTCACATTCCTCATGGATCCCCGCTCCTTTGGTAATATTGTAAAAGAGGCCCGCACAAAGCTGGATTTCAACAAGTTCGCAAAGCAGCTGGTAGAGAAGGTTTTTGGGTACTATTCCATGGAACAGGATCACAAGTTTCTGCAGTTGACAAGCAACAAGCACCTGATGGGGGACGGTCTGGTGGTTATGACCCAAGCCATGATGCATAACCTGCAGAACCTGATGTTGTACGAAGTGGGCAAATCTGAGGACCAAAAGACCTGGATAGAGGCTGGACTTTTCATGTACAGTTACAACATAGTATTTAGGGCTGGCTACCTTGCCCTGTTCGGTAATGAGACACCCAAAGCCTCAGGGAGCTTAACGAAAGCCAAGGAAGCTGACAGAAGACAATCTGAAGAGCTCTTTCAGGAGTTTCGTAAGTATGACCAACTGTTCCCCAAGTTGGCCTATGGGGTGTTGCCGCCCAGTgagaagagggaggcagagcgcCTGAAGAGGCTGTTCTGGGACATGCTGTCAGTGCAGAAAGTGAAGACCAAGGACAATATAAGTGGATGGGTGCGTGATCAACAGCAGGTGAGGGAAGAAAATGGGATGCAGGAGTTCATGCAGGACAGGTACATGTTCTTGTTGCTGTGGGCGTCTCAGGGAAACACTGGGCCATCCGCCTTTTGGCTGCTCCTCTACCTCATGAAGCACCCCAAAGCCATGAAGGCCATCCAGGCAGAAGTGGAGGAGGTACTGAAGGAGTCCGGGCAGGAGGTGAAGCAAGGCGGCCCACTCATCGACTTAACCAGAGACATGCTAATGAAGACTCCCATCATGGACAGCGCTGTAGAGGAGTCTCTGCGTCTAACTGCTGCCCCCGTCCTCACGAGGGCCGTGCTCCAGGATTTGACCCTTACGATGGCAGACGGACAGAAGTTCCATATCAGGGAAGGCGATAGGGTATCCCTCTTCCCTTACACTGCTGTTCAAATGGATCCAGAAGTCCACCCTGacccacacacatttaagtacgACCGCTTTCTCACATCAGATGGGAGTAAAAAGACCGATTTCTACAAGGGCGGAAAGAAGCTGAAGTTTTACAACATGCCATGGGGAGCTGGGGTCAGCATATGTCCAGGTCGCTTCTTTGCCACAAATGAGTTAAAACAATTTGTTTTTCTCATGCTCATCTACTTTGAATTTGAGCTTAAGAATCCAGATGAGGAAATGCCTAAGATTGATACCAAACGCTGGGGCTTTGGGTCCATGCAACCAACCAAAGATATTCAATTTAACTACAGGCTCAGGTTCTAG